The Mastomys coucha isolate ucsf_1 unplaced genomic scaffold, UCSF_Mcou_1 pScaffold11, whole genome shotgun sequence genome includes a window with the following:
- the Polr3h gene encoding DNA-directed RNA polymerase III subunit RPC8 has product MFVLVEMVDTVRIPPWQFERKLNDSIAEELNKKLANKVVYNVGLCICLFDITKLEDAYVFPGDGASHTKVHFRYVVFHPFLDEILIGKIKGCSPEGVHVSLGFFDDILIPPESLQQPAKFDETEQVWVWEYETEEGAHDLYMDTGEEIRFRVVDESFVDTSPTGPSSAEATSSSEELPKKEAPYTLVGSISEPGLGLLSWWTSN; this is encoded by the exons ATGTTCGTGCTGGTGGAGATGGTGGACACCGTGCGCATACCCCCGTGGCAGTTTGAGCGGAAACTCAACGACTCCATTGCTGAGGAGCTGAACAAGAAATTGGCCAACAAG gtCGTATACAACGTGGGACTCTGCATTTGCCTGTTTGATATCACCAAGCTGGAGGATGCTTATGTATTCCCAGGGGATGGAGCATCACACACCAAAG TCCATTTCCGCTATGTGGTGTTCCACCCTTTCCTGGATGAGATTCTCATTGGGAAAATCAAAGGCTGCAGCCCAGAGGGTGTGCACG tcTCTTTAGGGTTCTTTGATGACATTCTCATCCCCCCTGAGTCACTGCAGCAGCCTGCCAAGTT CGATGAAACCGAACAAGTGTGGGTATGGGAGTATGAGACGGAGGAAGGAGCTCATGACCTGTACATGGACACTGGGGAGGAGATCCGCTTCAGGGTGGTGGATGAGAGCTTTGTGGACACATCCCCCACAGGACCCAGCTCAGCTGAGGCTACCTCTTCAAGTGAGGAGCTGCCAAAGAAGGAAGCGCCTTATACACTTGTG GGATCTATCAGTGAGCCAGGCCTGGGCCTTCTCTCCTGGTGGACCAGCAACTAG
- the Csdc2 gene encoding cold shock domain-containing protein C2 — translation MTSESTSPPVVPPLHSPKSPVWPTFPFHREGSRIWERGGGIAPRDLPSPLPTKRTRTYSATARASAGPVFKGVCKQFSRSQGHGFITPENGSEDIFVHVSDIEGEYVPVEGDEVTYKMCPIPPKNQKFQAVEVVLTQLAPHTPHETWSGQVVGS, via the exons ATGACATCAGAGTCTACGTCACCGCCAGTGGTGCCACCTCTCCACAGCCCCAAGTCCCCCGTCTGGCCCACGTTCCCCTTCCACAGGGAGGGCAGTAGGATCTGGGAACGTGGTGGTGGCATTGCTCCTCGAGACCTGCCCAGCCCTCTGCCTACCAAACGGACCAGGACATACTCAGC GACAGCTCGCGCCTCGGCCGGCCCCGTGTTCAAGGGCGTCTGTAAGCAGTTCTCACGCTCGCAGGGCCACGGCTTCATCACGCCCGAGAACGGCTCCGAGGACATCTTTGTGCACGTTTCTGA CATCGAGGGGGAGTACGTTCCCGTGGAAGGAGATGAGGTGACCTACAAGATGTGTCCCATCCCACCCAAGAACCAGAAGTTTCAGGCCGTGGAGGTGGTGCTAACCCAGTTGGCTCCCCACACCCCCCACGAGACATGGTCTGGCCAGGTTGTGGGATCCTAG